A DNA window from Comamonas fluminis contains the following coding sequences:
- a CDS encoding septum formation initiator family protein: protein MVNRVVCVVLLALLAAIHAQLWLGNGSMAYVHELQGQIKDQYAANALEKSENDRLQSEVNDLKDGLSTVEEKARYELGMVKPNEIYIQISKR, encoded by the coding sequence ATGGTGAATCGCGTCGTCTGTGTTGTCTTGCTGGCCCTGCTGGCTGCCATCCATGCCCAACTCTGGCTGGGCAATGGCAGCATGGCCTATGTGCACGAGCTGCAAGGCCAGATCAAGGACCAGTACGCTGCCAACGCCCTGGAAAAGTCGGAAAACGACAGACTGCAGTCTGAGGTCAACGACCTCAAGGATGGTCTGTCCACCGTGGAAGAAAAGGCCCGCTACGAGCTGGGCATGGTCAAACCCAATGAAATCTATATTCAGATTTCCAAGCGCTGA
- the eno gene encoding phosphopyruvate hydratase, protein MSAIVDIVGREVLDSRGNPTVECDVLLESGVMGRAAVPSGASTGSREAIELRDGDKSRYLGKGVLKAVEHINTEISEAVLGLDASEQAFLDKTLIDLDGTDNKSRLGANAMLAVSMAVARAAAEEAGLPLYRYFGGMGGTQLPVPMMNVINGGAHANNSLDLQEFMIIPVGAPTFREAVRWGAEVFHALKAIIHHKGMSTAVGDEGGFAPSVENHEAAIQLIIEAIEKAGYKPGEQIALGLDCAASEFYKDGMYVLAGEGNMTLNATQWTDMLAGWCDKYPIISIEDGMHEGDWDGWKILTERLGAKVQLVGDDLFVTNTKILKEGIEKHIANSILIKINQIGTLTETFAAIEMAKRAGYTAVISHRSGETEDSTIADIAVGLNAGQIKTGSMSRSDRIAKYNQLLRIEEDLGDVAEYPGRAAFYNLRG, encoded by the coding sequence ATGAGTGCCATTGTTGACATCGTAGGCCGCGAAGTGCTGGACAGCCGCGGTAACCCCACCGTTGAATGCGACGTGCTGCTGGAATCCGGCGTGATGGGCCGTGCGGCTGTGCCTAGCGGCGCATCTACCGGCTCGCGCGAAGCCATCGAGCTGCGTGACGGCGACAAGAGCCGTTACCTGGGCAAGGGCGTTTTGAAGGCTGTTGAGCACATCAACACCGAAATCTCCGAAGCCGTGCTGGGCCTAGACGCTTCCGAGCAAGCTTTCCTGGACAAGACCCTGATCGACCTCGACGGCACCGACAACAAGAGCCGCCTGGGCGCCAACGCCATGCTGGCCGTGTCCATGGCCGTGGCCCGCGCTGCTGCCGAAGAAGCTGGCCTGCCCCTGTACCGCTACTTCGGCGGCATGGGCGGCACACAGCTGCCCGTGCCCATGATGAACGTGATCAACGGCGGCGCCCACGCGAACAACTCGCTGGACCTGCAAGAGTTCATGATCATCCCCGTCGGCGCGCCCACTTTCCGTGAAGCCGTGCGCTGGGGCGCTGAAGTCTTCCACGCACTGAAGGCCATCATCCACCACAAGGGCATGTCCACCGCTGTGGGCGACGAAGGCGGTTTCGCTCCTTCCGTGGAAAACCACGAAGCGGCAATCCAGCTGATCATCGAAGCCATTGAAAAGGCTGGCTACAAGCCCGGCGAGCAGATCGCTCTGGGCCTGGACTGCGCGGCTTCCGAGTTCTACAAGGACGGCATGTACGTTCTGGCTGGCGAAGGCAATATGACGCTGAACGCCACCCAGTGGACCGACATGCTGGCCGGCTGGTGCGACAAGTACCCCATCATCTCCATCGAAGACGGCATGCACGAAGGCGACTGGGATGGCTGGAAGATCCTGACAGAGCGTCTGGGCGCCAAGGTTCAGCTGGTGGGTGACGACCTGTTCGTGACCAACACCAAGATCCTGAAGGAAGGCATTGAAAAGCACATTGCCAACTCCATCCTGATCAAGATCAACCAGATCGGCACCCTGACCGAAACCTTCGCCGCCATTGAAATGGCCAAGCGCGCTGGTTACACCGCCGTGATCTCGCACCGCTCGGGCGAAACCGAAGACAGCACCATTGCTGACATCGCCGTGGGTCTGAACGCAGGTCAAATCAAGACCGGCTCCATGAGCCGTTCCGACCGTATCGCCAAGTACAACCAGCTGCTGCGCATTGAAGAAGATCTGGGCGATGTGGCCGAGTACCCCGGCCGTGCTGCCTTCTACAATCTGCGTGGATAA
- a CDS encoding DUF1330 domain-containing protein, with amino-acid sequence MSGYIIAYVEVTNPEQYTEYRQWSTEAMQVHGAEVCVRGGQVAVLEGDWAPERVVVLKFPSFEAAKSFHDSPEYRKARKAREGAAIMRMICVEGV; translated from the coding sequence ATGAGCGGCTACATCATTGCCTACGTCGAGGTGACCAACCCCGAGCAGTACACCGAGTACCGCCAATGGAGCACTGAGGCCATGCAAGTACATGGCGCCGAAGTCTGCGTGCGCGGCGGGCAAGTGGCCGTGCTGGAAGGCGACTGGGCGCCCGAGCGCGTGGTGGTGCTGAAATTTCCCAGCTTTGAAGCGGCCAAGTCCTTTCATGACTCGCCCGAATACCGCAAGGCGCGCAAGGCCCGGGAAGGCGCCGCCATCATGCGCATGATCTGCGTAGAAGGCGTCTGA
- a CDS encoding methyltransferase domain-containing protein — MYSGYSFTTFDDLCVYLLTQIQPKRVLDIGAGEGKYGRLIRAANLPQPHLTAVEYEPGRKDELLALGYDEVRSISALSLMDRPEETFDFVILGDVIEHFRKSEGQDLLEYLNYRCKFILIVTPECMPMSSPNFYEGHNSLWRPQSMQWHDLWAHCRNNVMHFYLLRGYLGMNEDPSMRDLVNHVNAQPFMQQRNSEHQTTQVRQLTLHDTISLDLSEDQSHHVFFRPI, encoded by the coding sequence ATGTACAGTGGCTACTCCTTCACAACGTTCGATGATCTGTGCGTTTATCTCCTGACGCAGATCCAGCCCAAACGGGTTCTGGACATCGGTGCTGGCGAAGGAAAGTATGGCCGCCTGATACGCGCTGCGAACCTCCCCCAGCCTCATCTGACGGCTGTGGAGTACGAGCCAGGGCGCAAAGATGAGCTCCTGGCTCTGGGCTATGACGAGGTTCGATCCATCAGCGCCCTGAGCCTGATGGACCGCCCCGAGGAAACCTTCGACTTTGTCATTCTGGGCGATGTGATTGAGCACTTTCGCAAATCCGAAGGGCAGGATCTGCTGGAGTACCTCAACTACCGCTGCAAATTCATTCTGATCGTGACACCGGAATGCATGCCCATGAGCTCGCCAAACTTCTACGAAGGGCACAACTCACTGTGGCGGCCGCAATCCATGCAGTGGCACGACCTCTGGGCGCATTGCCGCAACAATGTCATGCACTTTTATCTGCTGCGCGGCTATCTGGGAATGAATGAGGACCCGTCGATGCGAGATCTAGTGAATCACGTAAATGCTCAGCCCTTTATGCAACAGCGAAACAGCGAACACCAGACTACTCAAGTTCGTCAGCTTACATTGCACGACACTATTTCTTTAGACCTTTCTGAAGATCAGTCTCACCACGTTTTTTTTCGCCCTATCTAG
- the kdsA gene encoding 3-deoxy-8-phosphooctulonate synthase yields MKLCGFDIGLDKRFFLIAGPCVVESEQLQMDVAGQLKEITSSLGIHFIFKSSFDKANRSSGTSFRGPGMEKGLEILAKVKKELNVPILTDVHTEAEVPYVASVVDMLQTPAFLCRQTDFIRAVAQSGKPVNIKKGQFLAPHDMKNVIDKARAAAKEVGLPEDSFTACERGASFGYNNLVSDMRSLAIMRETNAPVVFDATHSVQLPGGNGTSSGGMREMVPVLSRAAVAVGVAGLFMETHPDPCNALSDGPNAVPLKHMKALLETLVALDDVTKRNGFLENHFEA; encoded by the coding sequence ATGAAACTCTGCGGCTTTGATATTGGTCTGGACAAGCGCTTCTTTCTGATCGCCGGCCCTTGCGTGGTCGAATCCGAACAGCTGCAGATGGACGTGGCCGGGCAGCTCAAGGAGATCACCTCCTCTCTGGGCATCCACTTCATCTTCAAGAGCAGCTTTGACAAGGCCAACCGGTCGTCGGGCACCAGCTTTCGTGGCCCCGGCATGGAAAAAGGCCTGGAAATTCTGGCCAAGGTGAAAAAAGAATTGAACGTGCCCATCCTCACCGATGTGCACACCGAAGCCGAAGTGCCTTACGTGGCCTCTGTCGTCGACATGCTGCAAACCCCCGCTTTCCTGTGCCGCCAGACGGATTTCATCCGCGCCGTGGCCCAGTCGGGCAAGCCCGTGAATATCAAAAAGGGCCAGTTCCTGGCGCCGCATGACATGAAGAATGTCATCGACAAGGCCCGCGCTGCCGCCAAGGAAGTGGGTCTGCCAGAAGACAGCTTCACGGCCTGCGAACGCGGTGCCAGCTTTGGCTACAACAACCTGGTCAGCGACATGCGGTCTCTGGCCATCATGCGCGAGACCAACGCCCCCGTGGTGTTCGACGCCACGCACAGCGTGCAGCTGCCCGGCGGCAACGGAACATCCAGCGGCGGCATGCGCGAAATGGTGCCCGTGCTCTCCCGCGCGGCTGTAGCCGTAGGTGTGGCGGGTCTGTTCATGGAAACCCACCCCGATCCCTGCAACGCCCTGAGCGACGGCCCCAACGCCGTGCCCCTCAAGCACATGAAGGCGCTGCTGGAGACCTTGGTGGCCTTGGACGATGTGACCAAGCGCAACGGCTTCCTGGAAAACCACTTCGAGGCGTAA
- a CDS encoding CTP synthase: MTKFVFVTGGVVSSLGKGIASASLAAILESRGLKVTLIKLDPYINVDPGTMSPFQHGEVFVTDDGAETDLDLGHYERFIETRMRQTNNFTTGRIYQSVLEKERRGDYLGKTVQVIPHVTNEIQEYIKRGAGLGTDHEVDVAICEVGGTVGDIESLPFLEAARQLALKLGPNNSAFVHLTYLPFIETAGELKTKPTQHTVQKLREIGIQPDALLCRAKHQVPEEEKSKISLFTNVPEWGVISMWDVDTIYKVPRMLHEQGLDGLICDKLRLNTPPTNLKRWDDLVYETEHPQGEVKIAMVGKYVELTDAYKSVNEALKHAGMRNHVRVKITHVDSETIHDADASALLKEYDGILVPGGFGSRGVEGKISTAKFARENKVPYLGICLGMQVATIEYARHVAGLEGANSTEFDPQTPNPVIALITEWKDEDGTIKTRDENSDLGGTMRLGAQSSDVQKDTLAHSIYGDVVTERHRHRYEANTQYLDKLRDAGLVISALTQREHLTEIVELPAKVHPWFIGVQFHPEFKSTPWDGHPLFNAFIKASMENKQKAKKA, translated from the coding sequence ATGACCAAGTTCGTCTTCGTCACCGGCGGTGTGGTGTCTTCCCTCGGTAAGGGAATCGCCTCAGCCTCCCTTGCAGCGATTTTGGAATCGCGCGGCCTCAAAGTCACCCTCATCAAGCTCGACCCCTACATCAACGTGGACCCGGGCACCATGTCGCCCTTCCAGCACGGTGAGGTGTTCGTGACGGATGACGGAGCCGAGACCGATCTGGACTTGGGCCACTATGAGCGTTTCATCGAAACGCGCATGCGTCAGACCAACAACTTCACCACGGGCCGTATCTATCAGTCCGTGCTGGAAAAAGAACGCCGTGGCGACTATCTGGGCAAGACCGTGCAGGTCATCCCCCACGTCACCAACGAAATTCAGGAATACATCAAGCGCGGCGCGGGCCTGGGCACCGACCACGAAGTGGATGTGGCCATCTGCGAAGTCGGCGGCACCGTGGGCGATATCGAATCGCTGCCTTTCCTGGAAGCAGCGCGCCAGCTGGCTCTGAAGCTGGGCCCCAACAATTCCGCCTTTGTGCACCTGACTTATCTGCCGTTCATCGAGACTGCAGGCGAGCTCAAGACCAAGCCTACCCAGCACACCGTGCAAAAGCTGCGCGAAATCGGTATCCAGCCCGATGCGCTGCTGTGCCGCGCCAAGCACCAGGTGCCCGAAGAGGAAAAGAGCAAGATCTCCCTCTTCACCAACGTGCCCGAGTGGGGCGTGATCTCCATGTGGGACGTGGACACCATCTACAAGGTGCCCCGCATGCTGCACGAGCAAGGTCTGGATGGCCTGATCTGCGACAAGCTGCGCCTGAACACGCCTCCTACCAACCTGAAGCGCTGGGACGATCTGGTCTATGAGACCGAGCATCCCCAAGGCGAAGTCAAGATTGCCATGGTGGGCAAGTATGTGGAGCTGACCGACGCCTACAAGTCGGTCAACGAAGCGCTCAAGCACGCCGGCATGCGCAACCATGTGCGCGTGAAGATCACGCATGTGGACTCGGAAACCATCCACGACGCAGATGCCTCGGCCCTGCTCAAGGAATACGACGGCATTCTGGTGCCCGGCGGCTTCGGCTCGCGCGGCGTGGAAGGCAAGATCTCGACAGCCAAGTTCGCCCGTGAGAACAAGGTGCCTTACCTGGGCATCTGCCTGGGCATGCAGGTTGCCACCATCGAGTACGCCCGCCACGTGGCTGGCCTCGAAGGCGCCAACTCCACCGAGTTCGATCCTCAGACTCCCAACCCCGTGATCGCGCTGATCACCGAGTGGAAGGACGAAGACGGCACGATCAAGACCCGTGACGAGAACTCCGATCTGGGCGGCACCATGCGTCTGGGCGCACAGTCTTCGGACGTGCAAAAGGACACCCTGGCCCACAGCATCTATGGCGATGTGGTGACCGAGCGTCACCGTCACCGCTACGAAGCCAACACCCAGTATCTGGACAAGCTGCGCGACGCCGGTCTGGTGATCTCGGCCCTGACCCAGCGTGAGCACCTGACGGAAATCGTCGAGCTGCCCGCCAAGGTTCACCCCTGGTTCATCGGCGTGCAGTTCCACCCCGAGTTCAAGTCCACCCCCTGGGATGGTCACCCGCTGTTCAATGCCTTCATCAAGGCATCGATGGAAAACAAGCAAAAGGCCAAGAAAGCCTGA
- the coaBC gene encoding bifunctional phosphopantothenoylcysteine decarboxylase/phosphopantothenate--cysteine ligase CoaBC — protein sequence MNDVFAGKHLVLGLSGGVACYKSAMLCRLLVQAGATVQVVMTEAAEQFMTPVTMQALSGRAVYTSQWDAREPNNMPHINLSREADAIVIAPCSADFIARLAQGRSDELLSLMCLARPIDKVPLVIAPAMNREMWEHPATKRNLWQVAYDGATVLGVGNGSQACGETGDGRMLEPEQIMEELAGVFTAKKLKGQNLLITAGPTFEAIDPVRGITNLSSGKMGFAIARAARAAGAEVTLVAGPVHLPTPHGVKRINVQSARQMLDAVQSQIGDASIFIATAAVADWRPAEFSDHKIKKDGSGDVPAMAFVENPDILATVAQSDAARYGNLYCVGFAAESHDLLQHASAKRLRKGVPLLVGNIGPATFGKDENALLLIDDNGTKELPYASKDKLARQLVEEIAQRLPAPEGA from the coding sequence ATGAATGACGTGTTCGCAGGCAAACATCTGGTGCTGGGTCTCTCCGGGGGCGTGGCTTGTTACAAATCAGCCATGCTGTGCCGCTTGCTGGTGCAAGCAGGCGCAACCGTGCAAGTGGTCATGACAGAAGCTGCCGAGCAGTTTATGACGCCCGTCACCATGCAGGCACTTTCTGGGCGCGCAGTCTACACCTCTCAGTGGGATGCGCGGGAGCCCAACAACATGCCCCACATCAATCTCAGCCGCGAAGCCGATGCCATTGTGATCGCGCCTTGCAGCGCCGACTTCATTGCACGCCTGGCGCAAGGCCGCTCGGATGAGTTGCTGAGCCTGATGTGCCTGGCCCGCCCCATCGACAAAGTGCCGCTGGTGATTGCCCCGGCCATGAACCGTGAAATGTGGGAACACCCTGCGACCAAGCGCAACCTCTGGCAAGTGGCCTATGACGGCGCCACGGTGCTGGGCGTGGGCAATGGCAGCCAGGCCTGCGGCGAAACCGGCGATGGCCGCATGCTGGAGCCTGAACAGATCATGGAAGAGCTGGCTGGCGTGTTCACCGCCAAGAAGCTCAAAGGCCAGAATCTTTTGATTACTGCCGGGCCGACCTTTGAAGCCATCGACCCGGTGCGCGGCATTACCAATCTCTCCAGCGGCAAGATGGGTTTTGCCATCGCTCGCGCTGCCCGCGCAGCGGGAGCGGAAGTCACGCTGGTGGCTGGCCCTGTGCACCTGCCCACGCCGCATGGCGTCAAGCGCATCAATGTGCAGTCGGCCCGCCAGATGCTGGACGCGGTACAGTCGCAAATTGGAGATGCTTCTATTTTCATAGCTACTGCCGCAGTTGCTGATTGGCGCCCGGCGGAATTCTCCGATCACAAGATCAAAAAAGACGGTTCGGGCGATGTGCCTGCAATGGCCTTTGTCGAAAACCCCGACATTCTGGCCACCGTCGCGCAGTCTGACGCCGCCAGATACGGCAATCTGTACTGTGTGGGCTTTGCGGCGGAAAGCCATGACTTGCTGCAGCATGCCAGTGCCAAGCGCTTGCGCAAAGGTGTGCCGCTGCTGGTGGGTAATATTGGCCCAGCCACGTTCGGCAAAGATGAAAATGCGCTGCTGCTGATTGACGACAACGGCACCAAAGAGCTGCCGTACGCCAGCAAAGACAAGCTGGCCCGCCAGCTGGTAGAGGAAATTGCGCAGCGGCTGCCTGCACCCGAAGGAGCTTGA
- the dut gene encoding dUTP diphosphatase has translation MNVDVKILDARLRDNMPAYATPGSAGLDLRACIDAPVTLEPGQWQLIPTGMAMHLKDPNYAAMILPRSGMGHKHGIVLGNLVGLIDSDYQGQLMVSAWNRSQTAFTLQPMDRLAQLIIVPVVQAQFNLVEEFAAESERGEGGYGSTGKQ, from the coding sequence ATGAACGTCGACGTCAAGATTCTCGATGCGCGCCTGCGCGACAACATGCCTGCATACGCCACGCCCGGCAGCGCCGGTCTGGACCTGCGCGCCTGCATCGACGCGCCGGTGACGCTGGAGCCCGGCCAGTGGCAGCTGATTCCCACCGGCATGGCCATGCACCTGAAAGACCCCAACTACGCCGCCATGATCCTGCCGCGCTCGGGCATGGGCCACAAGCACGGCATCGTGCTGGGCAATCTGGTGGGCTTGATCGACAGTGATTACCAGGGCCAGCTCATGGTCAGCGCCTGGAACCGCTCACAGACCGCTTTCACGCTGCAGCCCATGGACCGACTGGCCCAGCTCATCATCGTGCCCGTGGTGCAGGCGCAGTTCAATCTGGTCGAAGAGTTCGCCGCCGAGAGCGAGCGCGGCGAAGGTGGCTACGGCTCGACGGGCAAGCAATAA
- a CDS encoding glycine zipper 2TM domain-containing protein → MQAIQRLGRIATVAAVAIGLSACVAYPQGTYQNSYPMPQGGYQGTVYQGGHSGGGFPGAANATYPTTSYPVGSYPAQQYPNNNCGLNRNNGNYGDQYGQQNGYDNNCYQYNNVQQARVLNIETVRVQDSSGIGAGGAIAGGVIGGVLGNQVGKGSGRTLATIAGVAAGALAGNAVQNSVGGGAVRDIYRVTVQMRDGSVRAFDYQQPPQLNIGEYVRVDGNQVYRQ, encoded by the coding sequence ATGCAAGCCATTCAACGTCTGGGCCGTATTGCGACCGTGGCAGCAGTTGCCATCGGCCTCAGCGCCTGCGTTGCCTATCCTCAGGGCACTTACCAGAACAGCTACCCCATGCCCCAGGGCGGTTATCAAGGCACTGTGTACCAGGGCGGCCACTCGGGCGGTGGCTTCCCCGGTGCGGCCAATGCCACATACCCCACCACCTCGTACCCCGTGGGCAGCTATCCTGCGCAGCAATACCCGAACAACAACTGTGGCCTGAATCGCAACAACGGCAACTATGGTGACCAGTACGGTCAGCAAAACGGCTACGACAATAACTGCTACCAGTACAACAACGTGCAGCAGGCCCGTGTGCTGAACATTGAAACCGTGCGCGTGCAGGACAGCAGCGGCATTGGCGCCGGTGGTGCTATTGCCGGTGGCGTGATTGGTGGCGTGCTGGGCAACCAAGTCGGCAAAGGCTCGGGCCGTACGCTGGCTACGATTGCTGGTGTGGCTGCCGGTGCGCTGGCGGGCAACGCCGTGCAAAACAGCGTGGGCGGCGGCGCCGTGCGTGATATCTATCGCGTCACAGTGCAGATGCGTGATGGCAGCGTGCGCGCTTTTGACTACCAGCAGCCCCCGCAACTCAACATCGGCGAATATGTGCGCGTGGACGGCAATCAGGTTTACCGCCAGTAA
- a CDS encoding FKBP-type peptidyl-prolyl cis-trans isomerase gives MEVTQQCVVALTWTLKDTLGEELDVLDEPVEFLIGGDDLFKRIEEALQGHAVGSELDLHLEPEEAFGDYNENLIFLEKRELFPEEIEEGMSFESSAMPKGTNPVPADLLYTITEIYPEHVVLDGNHPLAGIAIRLHLKIAAIREATEEEVGRGTAGTGFFRIEPMAPGNDTVH, from the coding sequence ATGGAAGTTACCCAACAATGCGTGGTCGCTCTGACCTGGACACTGAAAGACACTCTGGGCGAAGAGCTGGACGTGCTGGACGAGCCCGTTGAGTTCCTTATCGGCGGCGACGACCTGTTTAAGCGCATCGAAGAAGCGCTGCAGGGCCATGCAGTCGGCAGTGAACTCGATCTGCACCTGGAGCCTGAAGAGGCCTTTGGTGACTACAACGAAAACCTGATCTTTCTGGAAAAACGCGAGCTGTTCCCCGAAGAGATCGAAGAAGGCATGAGCTTCGAGTCCAGCGCCATGCCCAAGGGCACCAACCCTGTCCCAGCCGATCTGCTCTATACCATCACCGAGATCTATCCCGAGCATGTGGTGCTGGACGGCAACCACCCGCTGGCAGGCATTGCCATTCGTCTGCATCTGAAGATTGCAGCGATCCGCGAAGCCACAGAAGAAGAAGTGGGCCGTGGCACTGCGGGCACGGGATTTTTCCGCATCGAGCCCATGGCACCGGGCAATGACACGGTGCATTGA
- a CDS encoding DUF2076 family protein, which produces MTSQEQQLLQDLCARLTLTQGQPKDAQADAELRQGLSGAPDATYWLAQRTLMLEQALQQAQQQIARLQQQVQQAQQSQNPQSAGSFLSGGLGTHFGRAPERNEGAWNAQPQAPAQAQPPAQFQPAVQPSSWRDRFSGSSAAPQAYAQPAAGGGSFLGGAVAAAAGAAGGMLLANGLSNWMGHHAADTAGQHGMSGSQSLAQQGSSQNLHDGVGDTSSLANDAGLGSIDSASGESWGDGGDFFDDDFA; this is translated from the coding sequence ATGACCTCCCAAGAACAACAACTGCTGCAAGACCTGTGCGCCCGGCTGACGCTGACTCAGGGCCAGCCCAAGGACGCGCAGGCCGATGCTGAGCTGCGCCAAGGCCTGAGCGGCGCGCCTGACGCGACTTACTGGCTGGCGCAGCGCACGCTGATGCTGGAGCAGGCCCTGCAGCAAGCGCAGCAGCAGATTGCCCGGTTGCAGCAACAAGTGCAGCAGGCGCAGCAAAGCCAGAACCCACAAAGCGCAGGCAGCTTTTTGTCCGGCGGCCTGGGCACCCACTTTGGCCGCGCACCAGAGCGCAACGAAGGCGCATGGAATGCGCAACCGCAGGCTCCTGCACAAGCGCAACCTCCAGCGCAATTTCAACCCGCCGTTCAGCCATCCAGCTGGCGCGACCGCTTCTCTGGCAGCAGTGCAGCGCCGCAGGCGTATGCCCAACCTGCAGCAGGGGGTGGCAGCTTTCTGGGTGGAGCAGTTGCAGCCGCAGCAGGTGCGGCAGGCGGGATGCTGCTGGCGAATGGGCTGAGCAACTGGATGGGGCACCATGCCGCAGATACCGCTGGCCAGCATGGCATGAGCGGCAGTCAGTCGCTGGCGCAACAAGGCAGTTCGCAGAATCTGCACGACGGTGTGGGTGACACCTCAAGCCTGGCCAACGATGCAGGCCTGGGCAGCATAGACAGTGCCTCCGGTGAAAGCTGGGGCGATGGCGGCGACTTCTTTGATGATGACTTTGCCTGA